The following are encoded together in the Holophagales bacterium genome:
- a CDS encoding ABC transporter ATP-binding protein, which translates to MDAIEVDGLTKSFGTIEAVKGLSLRIGAGEIYGLVGPDGAGKTTTIRLLTGSMDPTSGDAFVGGHHTVREAERIKEEIGYMAQRFGLYPDLTVAENIHFYADIYGVPRRGREERIEELLSFSNMKPFKKRLAGNLSGGMKQKLGLVCALIHTPKVLFLDEPTNGVDPVSRRDFWRILNELQKDGVTILVSTAYLDEAERCTRVGLLHQGHLIAEGTPDELKGLLQGVILEVTAEQPRAAAASLRKAGVSPSVGLFGDRIHVVAQDPRQATAAIEAALAGDNLVLRGIRQKPPSLEDVFISVLGQRAAGAADATA; encoded by the coding sequence ATGGACGCCATCGAGGTCGACGGGCTCACGAAGAGCTTCGGCACGATCGAAGCCGTCAAGGGCCTGAGCCTGCGGATCGGGGCCGGGGAGATCTACGGTCTCGTGGGGCCCGATGGCGCCGGCAAGACGACCACGATTCGCCTCCTGACCGGCAGCATGGACCCCACGAGCGGAGACGCCTTCGTCGGTGGGCACCACACGGTGAGGGAGGCCGAGAGGATCAAGGAGGAGATCGGCTACATGGCCCAGCGGTTCGGGCTCTACCCGGATCTGACCGTGGCCGAGAACATCCACTTCTACGCCGACATCTACGGCGTCCCCCGGCGGGGCCGGGAGGAGCGGATCGAAGAGCTCCTCTCTTTCTCGAACATGAAGCCGTTCAAGAAACGTCTCGCCGGGAACCTCTCGGGAGGCATGAAGCAGAAGCTCGGCCTCGTCTGCGCGCTGATCCACACGCCGAAGGTCCTCTTCCTCGACGAGCCGACCAACGGCGTCGACCCCGTCTCGCGCCGGGACTTCTGGAGAATCCTCAATGAGCTTCAGAAGGACGGCGTCACGATCCTCGTTTCCACGGCATACCTCGACGAGGCCGAGCGCTGCACGCGCGTGGGCCTTCTCCACCAGGGCCATCTCATTGCCGAGGGAACTCCGGACGAGCTGAAGGGGCTTCTTCAGGGCGTCATTCTCGAGGTGACCGCCGAGCAGCCGAGAGCGGCGGCGGCCTCGCTGCGAAAGGCTGGAGTGTCGCCGTCGGTGGGCCTCTTCGGCGACCGCATACACGTGGTGGCGCAAGACCCTCGCCAGGCGACAGCCGCCATCGAGGCGGCGCTCGCGGGCGACAATCTCGTGCTCCGCGGGATCCGCCAGAAGCCGCCCTCCCTCGAAGACGTCTTCATCTCCGTTCTCGGTCAGAGAGCAGCGGGAGCCGCCGATGCCACCGCGTGA
- a CDS encoding ABC transporter ATP-binding protein yields the protein MPPRDDLPAVTLRNLTKRFGDFVAVSGISLDVARGEIFGFLGPNGAGKSTTIRMLCGLLSPSEGTGTVAGFDVLTQTEGIKANIGYMSQKFSLYEDLTVEENIDFYAGIYGIPRVKRAERKAWVIQMAGLEEQRGMRCGTLSGGVKQRLALGCAVLHEPPVLFLDEPTSGVDPISRRAFWDLIYDMSSRGVTVFVTTHYMEEAEYCDRLGLVYAGRLIALGTPSELKGKVSAAAPAERVTLEDVFVTLIEEESAKSATQEVAR from the coding sequence ATGCCACCGCGTGACGACCTCCCGGCCGTGACCTTGAGGAACCTGACGAAGCGTTTCGGCGACTTCGTGGCCGTGAGCGGCATCAGCCTGGACGTCGCTCGGGGGGAGATCTTCGGCTTCCTGGGCCCCAACGGCGCCGGGAAGTCGACCACGATCCGGATGCTCTGCGGCCTCCTCAGTCCCTCGGAAGGGACCGGAACCGTAGCGGGCTTCGACGTCCTGACCCAGACCGAGGGGATCAAGGCCAACATCGGCTACATGAGCCAGAAGTTCTCGCTCTACGAGGACCTCACCGTGGAGGAGAACATCGACTTCTACGCCGGTATCTACGGGATCCCTCGCGTGAAGCGGGCCGAGCGCAAGGCCTGGGTAATCCAGATGGCCGGCCTCGAGGAGCAACGAGGGATGCGGTGCGGCACCCTGTCGGGCGGCGTCAAGCAACGCCTGGCGCTCGGATGCGCGGTCCTCCACGAACCCCCGGTCCTTTTCCTCGACGAGCCCACCTCGGGCGTGGACCCGATCAGCCGGCGTGCCTTCTGGGACCTGATCTACGACATGTCGTCCCGCGGGGTGACGGTCTTCGTGACGACCCACTACATGGAGGAAGCGGAGTACTGCGATCGGCTGGGTCTCGTGTACGCCGGCCGGCTGATCGCGCTGGGCACGCCGTCGGAGCTGAAGGGGAAGGTCTCGGCGGCGGCGCCGGCCGAGCGAGTCACACTCGAAGACGTCTTCGTGACGCTCATCGAGGAGGAGAGCGCAAAGTCCGCCACGCAGGAGGTGGCGCGATGA
- a CDS encoding TetR/AcrR family transcriptional regulator, with protein sequence MKENMTTARVPAMASFCGPETSDSCRKVLHAAAAVFAEEGFAGARVDTIAERAGVNKAMVYYHVGDKACLYEAVLSETLDCAREALDTALAKLGSPEERFRAFVSTVARVAREHPHLPTLILREFAGGGSNLPDSVLRRIGSILRIVRQVLEEGHAEGSFRVANPTITHLAVAGSVLFLSASRPIMKRLAALDAVRPSADLGSDVAGPLADLLLRGLLAVPTGSTAGIESRTATRPRAAGRRRTAPASRQS encoded by the coding sequence ATGAAAGAGAACATGACCACGGCTCGAGTCCCGGCGATGGCCTCCTTTTGCGGCCCCGAGACGAGCGACTCGTGTCGGAAGGTCCTTCACGCGGCAGCAGCTGTCTTCGCTGAGGAAGGCTTCGCCGGAGCCCGGGTCGACACCATCGCCGAGAGAGCCGGGGTCAACAAGGCGATGGTCTACTACCACGTCGGCGACAAAGCCTGCCTCTACGAGGCCGTCCTCTCCGAGACCCTGGACTGCGCCAGGGAGGCCCTGGACACCGCGCTCGCGAAGCTGGGCTCGCCCGAGGAGCGGTTCCGCGCCTTCGTCTCGACCGTGGCCCGGGTGGCCCGGGAGCACCCGCACCTCCCCACCCTCATCCTGCGGGAGTTTGCCGGTGGTGGCAGCAACCTGCCCGACTCGGTCCTTCGGCGCATCGGCAGCATTCTTCGCATCGTCCGGCAGGTGCTGGAGGAAGGGCACGCCGAGGGCAGCTTCCGTGTCGCGAACCCGACCATCACCCACCTCGCCGTCGCCGGCAGCGTGTTGTTCCTGTCGGCGAGCCGGCCGATCATGAAAAGGCTCGCGGCGCTGGATGCCGTGCGGCCGTCGGCTGACCTCGGCAGTGACGTCGCCGGCCCGCTCGCCGACCTTCTGCTGCGCGGCCTTCTCGCTGTTCCTACGGGTTCGACGGCCGGAATAGAGAGCCGCACCGCAACCCGCCCCCGAGCTGCGGGCCGGCGGCGCACGGCCCCGGCTTCCCGCCAGTCCTGA
- a CDS encoding efflux RND transporter periplasmic adaptor subunit, which translates to MKKRLIVIPIVVAVAAAALYFGLRSRPAAPSNVLKISGNIEVTSVELSFNIAGETTTRLVSEGMPIEAGQVVATLDTAELEYELELRRAELGAAQARLAELTAGYRVEDIGQARAALERARAEATRAEAELRRQKELRDQDVISSREYEVAEAAYRSTQAQVQEVSQKLALLTNGPRKEQIAEARERVRQVEAANDVARNRLGYATIASPLTGVVLTDHIEPGERVAPGTPVVTVADLSNVWLRGFIDEADLGRVKLGQHVRIETDGSAGTVYAGRVSFIAQEAEFTPKSVQTARERVKLVYRLKVDIENPRHELKPGMPADAWVELSGA; encoded by the coding sequence ATGAAGAAACGTCTGATCGTGATTCCGATCGTCGTCGCGGTGGCCGCGGCCGCTCTCTACTTCGGGCTGAGGTCACGTCCCGCCGCGCCCTCGAACGTCTTGAAGATCTCGGGGAACATCGAGGTCACGAGCGTCGAGCTGAGCTTCAACATCGCCGGAGAGACGACGACACGGCTCGTCTCGGAAGGGATGCCCATCGAAGCAGGCCAGGTCGTGGCGACCCTCGACACCGCAGAGCTCGAGTACGAGCTGGAGCTCCGACGGGCCGAGCTGGGCGCGGCCCAGGCTCGCCTCGCGGAGCTGACGGCTGGCTACCGCGTCGAGGATATCGGCCAGGCCCGGGCGGCCCTCGAGCGCGCCCGGGCCGAGGCGACCAGGGCTGAGGCCGAGCTGAGGCGTCAGAAAGAGCTCCGGGACCAGGATGTCATCTCGAGCCGTGAATACGAGGTGGCCGAGGCGGCCTATCGCTCGACACAGGCGCAGGTCCAGGAGGTCTCCCAGAAGCTCGCACTCCTGACGAACGGCCCACGCAAGGAGCAGATCGCAGAGGCTCGCGAGCGGGTCCGCCAGGTCGAGGCCGCGAACGACGTGGCCCGGAACCGGCTCGGATACGCCACGATCGCGTCTCCCCTGACAGGGGTGGTTCTGACGGATCACATAGAGCCGGGAGAGCGCGTGGCGCCCGGGACCCCCGTTGTGACCGTGGCCGATCTGAGCAACGTCTGGCTGCGCGGATTCATCGACGAGGCCGACCTCGGACGCGTCAAGCTCGGCCAGCACGTCCGCATCGAGACGGACGGGAGCGCCGGCACCGTCTATGCCGGGCGTGTCTCGTTCATCGCCCAGGAGGCGGAGTTCACACCGAAGAGCGTCCAGACGGCCAGGGAACGCGTGAAGCTCGTCTACCGGCTCAAGGTCGACATCGAGAACCCACGCCACGAGCTGAAACCCGGTATGCCGGCCGACGCCTGGGTGGAGCTGTCCGGGGCGTAG
- a CDS encoding IS5 family transposase yields MRGDIEKQPDLIVTVTPEELVPRDHPIRNVKAVADEALRRLGPRLSELYSERGRKSVPPEVLLKAQILIALYSVRSERLFCERLQYDFLFRWFLDLPGVGTAFDATTFSKNRERLLTADVYLDFFSEVVEEARRRRLLSDDHFTVDGTMIEANASLKSFRSRQGGGKPPASGGRNAEVDFKGEERKNDTHASTTDPDAKLYRRGNGQVAQMAFLGHALMENRHGLCVGATVTEADGYGERVAALELVEAVRGKRRITLGADKGYDTHDFVEELRQRNVTPHVTQNTSGRRSAIDGRTTRHSGYTVSQVRRKRVEEIFGWMKATAGKAKTRFRGIRRVTADFLSTMTAYNLIRMARLEPATP; encoded by the coding sequence GTGCGCGGAGACATCGAGAAGCAGCCCGACCTGATCGTTACGGTGACCCCGGAGGAGTTGGTGCCCCGGGATCACCCGATCCGAAACGTGAAAGCGGTCGCCGACGAGGCCCTCCGACGGCTTGGGCCGAGGCTCAGCGAGCTGTACTCGGAACGGGGTCGCAAGTCCGTTCCACCTGAGGTGCTTCTCAAGGCGCAGATCCTGATCGCCCTCTACAGCGTCCGCAGCGAGCGTCTCTTCTGCGAAAGGCTCCAGTACGACTTCCTGTTCCGCTGGTTCCTGGATCTGCCCGGCGTCGGCACGGCTTTCGACGCGACGACGTTCTCGAAGAACCGCGAGAGGCTTCTGACGGCTGACGTCTATCTCGACTTCTTCTCGGAGGTCGTGGAGGAAGCCCGGCGTCGCCGGCTCCTTTCGGACGATCACTTCACGGTCGACGGCACGATGATCGAGGCCAACGCCTCCCTGAAGAGCTTCCGGTCGCGGCAGGGCGGAGGAAAGCCCCCGGCCTCCGGCGGGCGAAACGCCGAAGTCGACTTCAAGGGAGAGGAACGGAAGAACGATACCCACGCTTCGACGACCGACCCCGACGCCAAGCTGTATCGGCGCGGAAACGGCCAGGTCGCTCAGATGGCCTTCCTCGGGCACGCGCTCATGGAGAACCGACATGGCCTCTGCGTGGGAGCGACCGTTACGGAGGCCGATGGATATGGAGAGCGGGTCGCGGCCCTGGAGCTGGTCGAGGCCGTCCGCGGCAAACGGCGGATCACTCTCGGAGCCGACAAGGGGTACGACACCCACGACTTCGTCGAAGAGCTTCGGCAACGCAACGTCACGCCGCACGTCACGCAGAACACCAGCGGCCGCCGGAGCGCGATCGATGGCCGGACAACGCGGCATTCGGGATACACAGTCAGTCAGGTCCGACGAAAGAGGGTCGAGGAGATCTTCGGCTGGATGAAGGCCACGGCCGGGAAGGCGAAGACCCGATTCCGAGGGATTCGCCGGGTTACGGCCGACTTCCTCTCCACGATGACCGCCTACAACCTCATACGCATGGCGCGTCTGGAGCCCGCCACCCCCTGA